A genomic window from Silene latifolia isolate original U9 population chromosome Y, ASM4854445v1, whole genome shotgun sequence includes:
- the LOC141626735 gene encoding calcium-dependent protein kinase 18-like: protein MGSCFSTIKVSGSNSNNTTTTLTAAKTKKNRRKPPTTPLTTYGVPSRTSGVPTTTITHYHNDKHRKTSSNNNKNNSNIIKLREKKSSRRQSSIPCGKRTDFGYGKDFDKRYIIGKLLGHGQFGYTYVATNKSNGDRVAVKKIDKSKMILPIAVEDVKREVKILKALTGHENVVQFYNAFEDDNYVYIVMELCEGGELLDRILAKRDSRYTEKDAAVVVRQMLKVAAECHLHGLVHRDMKPENFLFKSPKEESPLKATDFGLSDFINRSRKFTDIVGSAYYVAPEVLKRKSGPESDVWSIGVIMYILLCGRRPFWDKTEDGIFKEVLRNKPDFRRKPWPSISNSAKDFVRKLLVKDPLVRLTAAQALSHQWVREGGNALDIPIDISVLHNMRQFVKYSRMKQFALRALASTLNDDELANLRDQFDAIDVDKSGTISLEEMRQALAKDLPWKLKDSRVMEIVEAIDSNTDGFVDFTEFVAATLHVHQLHELDNEKWQELSQRAFEKFDVDKDGYITPDELRMHTGLKGSMEPLLEEADIDKDGRISLAEFRRLLRSASMSSRIVASPSCARNSRRH, encoded by the exons atgggTTCATGTTTTTCTACAATCAAAGTGTCAGGATCAAACAGCAACAATACAACGACCACCTTAACCGCCGCAAAAACCAAGAAAAACCGTCGAAAACCACCCACAACGCCATTAACAACATATGGAGTTCCGTCAAGAACATCTGGTgtaccaacaacaacaattacccaTTATCATAATGATAAACATCGTAAaactagtagtaataataataaaaataattcaaatattattaaactaagagaaaaaaaaagttcAAGACGACAATCTTCAATTCCTTGTGGTAAAAGAACGGATTTTGGGTATGGTAAAGATTTTGATAAAAGATATATAATTGGGAAATTATTGGGTCATGGTCAATTTGGTTATACTTATGTTGCTACTAATAAATCTAATGGTGATCGTGTTGCTGTTAAGAAAATTGATAAGAGTAAG ATGATTCTTCCTATTGCGGTGGAGGATGTTAAACGAGAAGTGAAGATACTGAAAGCCCTTACTGGCCATGAGAATGTCGTCCAGTTCTATAACGCATTTGAGGATGACAATTATGTGTACATAGTTATGGA GTTGTGTGAAGGTGGGGAATTGCTTGATCGTATACTGGCTAA AAGGGACAGCCGATATACAGAGAAAGATGCAGCAGTGGTTGTACGTCAGATGCTAAAAGTTGCTGCTGAGTGTCATTTACATGGGCTGGTTCATCGTGATATGAAGCCTGAG AATTTTCTGTTCAAATCACCCAAAGAGGAGTCACCTTTGAAGGCCACCGACTTTGGACTATCAGACTTCATAAATCGTT CGAGGAAATTCACTGATATAGTTGGTAGTGCCTACTATGTTGCTCCGGAAGTATTAAAACGGAAATCTGGACCAGAGTCAGACGTCTGGAGTATTGGTGTCATCATGTATATATTGCTTTGTGGGAGACGCCCATTTTGGGACAAAACTGAAGATGGTATATTCAAAGAG GTTTTACGTAACAAGCCTGATTTTCGACGTAAGCCATGGCCTAGTATAAGCAACAGTGCAAAAGATTTTGTGAGGAAACTATTGGTGAAGGATCCTCTTGTTCGCCTTACTGCTGCTCAGGCATTAT CACACCAATGGGTCAGAGAAGGTGGAAACGCATTGGATATTCCCATTGACATATCAGTTTTGCACAACATGCGGCAATTTGTGAAGTATAGCCGTATGAAGCAATTTGCTCTAAGG GCATTAGCTAGTACACTTAATGATGATGAGCTGGCTAATCTACGAGATCAATTTGATGCAATTGACGTGGATAAAAGTGGGACCATAAGTCTTGAAGAAATGAGGCAAGCACTTGCTAAAGATCTTCCATGGAAGCTAAAAGACTCTCGTGTTATGGAAATTGTTGAAGCG ATTGACAGCAACACTGATGGCTTTGTGGATTTCACCGAATTTGTGGCGGCGACTTTGCATGTTCATCAATTACATGAGCTTGACAATGAGAAGTGGCAAGAGCTGTCACAAAGAGCTTTTGAGAAGTTTGATGTTGACAAAGATGGATATATAACCCCTGATGAACTCAGAATG CACACAGGCTTGAAGGGATCAATGGAGCCACTTTTAGAGGAGGCCGACATTGATAAAGATGGAAGAATAAGCTTAGCCGAGTTCCGAAGGCTTCTGAGGTCGGCAAGCATGAGCTCACGTATTGTAGCCAGTCCATCTTGTGCAAGGAACTCAAGGAGACACTGA